The Chlamydia trachomatis A/HAR-13 nucleotide sequence GTGGAACAGACTCTTTATGTCACAGGCTTTTTGTCTTATTTTAAGGTCTTCGACTCTGTGAATGAAGCTCTACAAGCTTTAGCGAAAGAAAACAGTTAACCCTACCTTCAACTCGCTCTCTTTTCAAGTGATGCGTAGTTATCAAAGTTGTGTGGTCCTGAAAAAATTTTTGGTGTAACATAGCCTTTTCTTTGAAGATCCTCTGTAAAGCATGCGAAAGCAAAATTTTTACAGATAAAGGACTTCCTGGTTACTCGAACTTATATATTAGTTGCTATGCGCAGATCTGTTTGTTACGTTACTCCTTCAGTTGCTAGGGCTGGTCAAATTTCTACCTGGCGTTTCGAATATTCTTCAGCTAATTTCCTTCCCGAAGGCACATTGCTAAAATTTGACCTGGGAATAGACGGACGCCCTATAGACTGGGAGATTCCTTCTACAGATCTTTCTCAACCATGTAATACAATTTATTTAGAAACGCCTTCCGAGGATATTGTGGCTGCAAAAGCTGTGTATGCTCCCGGAGGCTATATCCCTACTTTCGAATTTACTCTCCCTTGTGATGTGGAAGCTGGGGACACTTTCTCTATTATTCTTGGCTCCTCTCCCAACTTCCCTCAAGAGGACTCTTCAGGTAATGGTGCTCAATTATTTACTCAACGCCGTAAACCTTTCTCTCTTTATGTTGACCCATCAGGGAAAGGATCTTTTGAAGATCCCGATATCTTCACAATGGATATCAGAGGAAATGTATTAAAAAATATCCGGATTTTTGCTCCTTCTTATGTGATCAAAAACAAACGCTTTGATATTACAGTGCGCTTCGAAGATGAATTTGGGAACTTAACCAATTTCTCCCCAGAAGAGACCCATATCGAGCTTTCGTACGAACATCTTCGCGAAAACCTCAATTGGCAATTGTTCATCCCTGAAACAGGCTTTGTGATCCTTCCAAACCTGTATTTCAATGAACCAGGTATTTATCGTATTCAACTACGCAATCAAGCAACAAAAGAGGTCTTTACATCAGCGCCTATCAAATGTTTTGCAGAAACCTCCTCTCATCTTTTGTGGGGGCTTCTACATGGAGAATCTGAACGTGTCGACTCTGAAGGTAATATTGAGTCTTGCTTGCGTTATTTTCGTGATGACTGCGCGTTAAACTTTTTTGCAACATCCTCTTTCGAAATTCAAGATGGCCTGACCCCAGAAACCATTAAAACCATTAACCAAACCGTTGCTGATTTTAATGAAGAAGATCGTTTCATTGCCTTATCCGGAGCACAGTACCTTTCTGAAGAGCCTGGCGAGGGAATTCGTGAAGTATTGCTGATGAAGGAACCCAAATCCCCAGGGAAACATAAAGAATGCAAACTATTTCCTTTATCTAAGCTATATAAGCAATCAACTAGTCATGAGTTAATCTCAATCCCCAGCTTCACTGCTTCAAAGAAATTTGGATACAATTTTAATAATTTCCATCCTGAATTTGAAAGAGTTGTTGAAATTTATAATGCCTGGGGATGCTCTGAAAGAACTGAAGCTGAAGGAAACCCTTTCCCTATTAAAGGTTCTATCGACTCAGAAAATCCAGAGGGAACTGTTCTATCTGCTTTAAAGAGAAACCTGCGTTTTGGATTCGTAGCCGGTGGTCTTGATGATAGAAATCTATACAATCACTTTTTTGATTCCGATCAACAGCAATACTCCCCTGGATTAACAGCTGTGATCTGCAATAAATATTCTCGGGATTCCTTACTCGAGGCATTATACCAACGACAATGCTATGCTACAACCGGCCAAAGAATTATCGTGAATTTCCAGATTACATCTGCTCCTATGGGCTCCGAACTCTCCACAGCCATTAAACCAGGGCTCGTGATCAATAGACATATTTCGGGATATGTAGCAGGAACTGCCAAGATTGCGTCGATCGAAATCATCCGCAATGAGGATATTCTCCATACCTTCCACCCAGATGGAAATAACTTTGAGTATGAGTACGACGATCTCTCTCCTTTTGCACAAGTCACTCTAAAAGGTCCTCAAAATGGAGCTCCTTTTGCTTTTTACTACTTACGAGTCACTCAAGAGAATGGAGCTATGGCTTGGAGCTCTCCTATTTGGATAGATCTTAACTAAAATAAGGCCTTCATGACTTCTTTATTTCTACTCGTCTGTTGCGCTACAGCCCTTCTCAGTATAGGAGTAACAGCTGTTTTGATAGGGTCTTTCCTACTAGGAAGACCCCTATCTAAAGGATGTGGCCGCAGCGACTGCTGTCAGAAAAAGAAGTCTTGTCCCCGTGAAAAGCAAAACTCACAAACTGATAACTACTATGACGACTCTTCCAGCTCGAATCCTACCTAAAAGCGCATGTCTTAAAACTTTATTTGATGACTATTTATCTGGAGCGCGTCTTTCTGAAGAACAAGCTTTACAATTACTTCTCGTTGATGCTGAGGATCAACAAGCTTTATGGAGCTTTGCTGATCTTATTCGTGCCAATCGTGTTGGTGACACAGTTTTCTACTCGTCGACCCTTTATTTATACCCTACAAACTTCTGTCAGTTTAACTGTACGTTTTGTTCTTTCTATGCCAAACCAGGGAACCCTACAGGATGGTTCTTTACTCCAGATCAACTCGTACAATCTATAAAAGAAAACCCTTCTCCCATTACAGAAACGCATATTGTAGCAGGATGCTACCCCTCTTGTAATCTTGCTTACTATGAAGAGCTCTTCTCCAAAATTAAGCAAAATTTCCCAGATCTACATATTAAAGCGCTCTCAGCTATCGAGTATGATTATCTGTCAAAATTAGACAATCTCCCAGTTAAAGAAGTCATGCAACGCTTGCGTATCGCTGGCCTTGATTCTATTCCTGGTGGGGGTGCTGAGATCTTAGTCGATGAAGTCCGAGAGACCCTCTCGCGAGGCAGATTATCTTCCCAAGGATTCTTAGAGATCCATGAAACAGCGCATTCCTTAGGAATCCCTAGCAATGCTACCATGCTGTGCTACCATCGAGAGACTCCTGCAGATATAATGACACATATGAGTAAACTGCGCGCTCTTCAAGACAAAACTTCTGGCTTTAAGAATTTTATCCTCCTCAAATTTGCGTCAGAGAATAATGCTTTAGGAAAGCGTCTACACAAAATGACTTCAAGACACTCGATTCCTCCTGCAACTATTATTGCAGTTGCTCGACTATTCCTAGACAACATCCCTAATATTAAAGCTCTATGGAATTATTTAGGTCTCGACGTTGCTCTACACTTGTTATCATGCGGAGCCAATGATTTGTCTTCCACTCACCAAGGAGAAAAGGTATTTCGAATGGCCTCTTCCCAAGAGCCTATTCGTATGGATATTGAAGGGATGTCCCATCTCATAATACAACATGGTCGTATCCCATGCTTAGTCAATTCCAAGACCGTTTAAACATTGGTTGTGTACGCTACGTTAACGCTTTACCTTTTTCTAGCGGCTTATCACAAGCTCCAGGCGTCTCCTTGCTTATGGATACCCCTACCAATCTGGTGCCTAAACTCCTGTCACGAGAAATAGATTATGCGTTAACCTCTGTAGCAGCAACATTCTCTTCTCCCTTACACAGAGTATCTTCCTTTGGGATCGCGGCTTATAAAAAAATCCTAAGCGTAAACTTACATGCTACTTCGCAATTTTTTGCTAAGGAAGCTCCTCATATAGCGGCTACTAAAGAGAGTCTTTCTTCTATTTTGCTGCTACGAGTTCTATGCGAAAACCTATGGAATATTCCGTTCCCTTCCGTTACCCTACTTTCCTCGGACAGCATTCTTACACAAGCTGAACACTATGATGCTTTATTATTGATAGGAGATACGGCATTACGCCATCCTATAATCCCAGGATTCCACACTTATGACCTAGCAGCTTCTTGGTATGACCTGACTGCAAAACCTTTTGTTTTTGCTGGGATTCTCAGCCTTTCTTCAACTATTTCATTTCAGCTTCAACAGGAGTTCTCTTCCGCATTGAATTATTTTCAGAATCATAAACAAGATATTACCAGCAAAGCAGCTGCATTACTAAAACTCCCAGAATCGCTTATGCAAGAATACTATACTTTATGTCGCTATGAGCTTTCTGAAGAGGATTTTGCAGGGTTAGAACAGTTTAGAGACTATTATGACCGACTTCCACAACAAGCCAAATATCCAAATCATGTTCGATTCTCTTGCGCCTACCTATGATAAAATCAATGGTATTCTATCATTAGGCTTGCATATAGCTTGGAACAATGCTTTGGTTTCTCTCTTAGGAGAAACTAACCATCTATTAGATTTATGTGCAGGAACAGGCCGGGTAGCCCTATCTTATGTCCAGAACTATCCTCGAGCCTCAGCAACTCTTGTTGATTTCTCAACAAAAATGCTAGAAAACGTCCAAAAACGCCACCCCTCAGCTCCATTCTCCTATATTACGAGTGACGTAACACACTTGCCGCTTCCGGATAATACGTTTCGTTTAGCTTCTATGGCCTATGGATTACGGAACTTATCCTATCCATTAGAGGCTCTTAGGGAAGTGTATCGAGTATTACAACCTGGAGGACACTTGGGTATTCTAGAACTGACACGCCCAGCAACATATAACCCAGTTTACCTGCTACACAAGCTCTATCTAAATCTTGTTGTTCCTAGCGTCGGCCGTTTTTATTCTGGGAACAGCTATGCTTATTCGTATCTGAAAGAAAGTATCCGGGATCTCCCACGCGATGCCGCTCTCGAAGCAATCTTTCATGCAGCGCATTTACGCCCTATCCGGAAACGCAAACTACTTTTTGGCACAGCAACCATTTGGATTTTAGAGAAGTAAAACTACCAAACCTTAAAAGCAAGGCTTATGAACGGCTCTTCTTACGCCCACGTTTCGTAGTTTTCTTCGGTTTGATTTCCTCTTCTTCGTCGTCGTACTCCTCGTCGAAGAAATCCCCAGTCTCTCCATCGCTATCGTAACCAAGCTTAGCGGATAATTCTCGCAAAGAATCAAAACGCTCAGAAAACTTAGCTAAATTCAACTGGTCTTCCAGACGCCCTCCTCCTCGCAAGTGTGCGAGGAATTCTTCTTCTGTATCAAATTTTTCAGAAAAAGTAAGCGAAGAAGGAGATGTTATCTCTGGTAAAAATAGAAAACGTCGTGCCACCGAAGGGACTTTTGTATAGATATCGCTCGATATGGTCGTCTCAGCTTCAACCTTTGCCGACTGTTTAGGAGGTCGCCCTCTTTTTGGACGAGGGTTTAAAGCCTCGTTCGAATAGTATACTTTAGATTTGTTTAAAAGAAGCTGACGCGCCTGTGTTAACTCTTTCGATACCTTGGCATCGAATAGATGTACCTTCAGTTGTTCTAAAATGTGCTTAGAGAAATCAAGGTCTTCTTCAAAGACAAACTGAAACTGATTATTACGAAGCCACTCAATGATGCGAATACGAGAACGCTCAACATAAAACTGTTGCCACTTTTCCTGCTCAGTCTCATGGTCATATAAAAACTCTAGAAACTGCTCTCGCGCATTCTTAGACTGCACTATCTCTAAAAATTTTTCTTTAGTATCGATATCGTAAATTTTTTCGTTTACAAAAGTTTCCATGATCTTCTTAATTTCGTAGAAGGTCAATTTTGGAATCAAGCAATACCGATCCGCATTTTCTTCCAATTCCTGATAAATTTTATCTAGATCTTCCTGATCTTTATCAAGATCTATGTAAAAGATAAACCCTTCTACCCGATCTAAATAGAAATCTCTCTCGTCATCAGACTTCGAGAAGGCGTCCATCAGGCGTAGAACGCGTAATAAAAGAGGATTTTGAGGTACAGGATATGTCGTCATAGGCTCCAGTATAGGGGATGCTCTGTTAGATAGCAACTCTCTCTTGTGTTATCCTCAATTTTATCCAAAACGTCTTGATTTAGGCTCTAACCACCCAAAGTTCTCACTACGATTCAATAGGCTCACAGGACCCTCTAAAAATACCTTGCCTTTCTCAGAAAAAATCTTAATCAGATTTCTACTACGAGAACACACCGCTATAGAGAAATCTTGTCCTAGAGAAAAGATATCCGCTGCAACCAAAGCACTTGCCAACATCCCTGTCCCACAAGATAAGGTTTCTCGCTCACAACCTCGCTCATAAGTATAGACAAGCAGTAGATCATCCTTCTTCCGCTGAACAAAATCTACATTTACACCTTCAGGAGCAAAATCTTCATGATAACGCAAGAAAGACCCCCATTCTTGTACGGGAACCTTACTTAAATCAGAAACGAAAACCACGACATGCGGAACCCCTGCATCAATAAAAAATACTTGTTCCGGCATACCAGGCAACACATGCGTTAATTTCCGCTCAGCTTTTTTCCAATCAGGTAATGTCATATCAACCAATACCCGATTCATAGAAAAGAACTTACCTTGGTAAACACCACGTTCTGTTTCAATAGAAACATCTTCAAGTCCAAAGCACTGGGCTACGTGCGCCATTGCGCACCGCAACCCATTCCCGCACATAGATGCGATAGATCCATCACTATTAAAAACAGTGAGTTTAGCATCTGCTATTTCAGAAGACTCTACACATAAAAACCCATCAACCATCTCTTCCTGGCATAAAAACAGAACATCCTCAAGAGAAGGCATCGATTCTCCCAAAATGAAACTGTTTCCTGCTCCAGAATATAAAAGATATCTACAAGTCGTTAAAAGAGAAGAGAATCCCATCTAACAGTCCAAACTCCATTGCTTCATTTGCACTCATCCACATATCTCGATCGATAGCTTTCTCTATCACCTCTCGAGATTGTCCAGTTGCCTCGACATACACATCAATAATGCGTGCTTTTGTTTTTAAAATTTCACGAGCATGAATATCCAAGTCCGTGGCTTGACCAGTAATGGTTCCTCCAATAGAAGGCTGGTGAATCATAATGCGCGCATGAGGCGTAGCAAAACGTCTTCCTGGAACAGCACACAAACTCAATACAGATCCCATAGATGCTGCTAAACCTGTAACAACTGTAGTCAAAGGAGAAGAGATCATTTTAATTTGGTCCCAAACAGCAAACCCAGCATCAACAGACCCTCCAGGGCTATTAATGACAAATACAATTGGCTGCCCAGGATTGGTGAGTTCCAAATACCAAAGCTTTTTGATGGCTTCTGTAGCACTTTTCTCCGTTACAGGTTCGGAGAAGAAAATACGACGAGAATCCAACAACTTTCTATCTATGACATCTTGCAACTTATGCATCATTTCCCCTTCAGGCATAGAGTCTCCCACTAAACTAGCGTTTCCAGATCGATTTCAGGATAAAGAGGGAATCTTCCTAATAAATCAGCCACACGTTGTCTCGCTTCCTGAGCGATCCCTTCTGACAGCTCTCCCTCACTTTTACTAGAACCGCTCTCAGCATTGCTTCTCACAGTAATATTTCGCAATACTTTCACGATAATATTCGCAACTTCTTCCATTTCGGCACTGCCCATCCCTAGCGTTGTCAGAGCTGGAGTCCCCAATCGAATACCAGAAGTCTTCCACTGCCCAGAGGCATCTGAAGGAATAGTATTACGATTTACTGCGATACCTACTGAGGTTAACATATCTTCTGCAATACGTCCAGGGACTCCTAGAGAAGTTAGATCAATAATCAACATGTGATTATCTGTCCCGCCAGTGAGTAATCGTAGCCCGTTCCGCTGGAACACTTCAGCCAAAGTCCGTGCATTCTCTACCACTTTATGCGCATACTTCCTGAAATTGATCGTCATAGCTTCTTTCAGAGCAATAGCTTTAGCAGCTATAACATGAGGAAGTGGGCCGCCCATCATTAGAGGACAAGCCTTGTTCAAGGTATTTGCATATTCTTTTTTAGCTAGAACCAATCCACCTCTTGGCCCTCGCAAAGTCTTATGCGTCGTCGTTGTCACGATATCTGCATAAGGCATAGGATTTTCTTCTCCTACAAACACACCTCCAGCAACCAAGCCTGCGAAATGAGCCATATCCACCCATAAAACAGCGCCACAGTCTTCTGCAATTTGCTTCAAGGTGGCAAAGTTTAATCGTCTAGAATAAGACGAATACCCTGCGATCAGAACGGTGGGCTTATGTTCTTTCGCTATTTTTGCTATCTCATCATAATCAAATAATTCAGTATCTAAATTCACCTCATAAGGGAGACAATGCATTAATTTAGACATGATATTCATGCGCACAGTCCCATGTGTCAGATGCCCTCCAGAATTTAAAGAGGGGCCTAGGCATTTGTGCTGAGCCATCTCAGCTTTTAATGCTTCGTATTCCTGCTCAGGCAGATCATTGATCGTTTTATATCCCAACCGTTGAACCGCAGGGCTCTGGATCTTCTGTGTAATGATCGACATGATCGCTAATAAATTCGCATCGGCTCCAGAATGAGGCTGAACAAAAGCACTTTCCGCACCAAATAATTCTTTTGCCGTCTCTGCGCATTCCCATTCAATTGCATCCACATTCTCGCAACAGGAATAAAATCGTTTGAATGGGCTCCCTTCACAATACTTGTCTGTAAGTAAATTCCCCATAGCAAGTTGCACAGATAGAGAAGAAAAGTTTTCTGAAGCAATCATTTTTAAACGAGATCGCTGACTCTTTAATTCTTGTACAATGCTCTGTCCTATAGATGGAAAAGCGTGTAACAGATGATCTAATGATGCTAAATAGGCCACTGATGCCAAATTTTGCTGACTTTTGTCGGAAATATTTCTCAGATATCTATCCAATAACGATGCCATATTTCCACCTCCACTGATTAAACCTTGCAAGACCTTGCAGAGGCACTCTTTATCCTCTACCCACTCTCCCTTATCCTTTATGGGAATCTAATCTTTTGATGAGAAAGTCTAAACTTTCTAGGAGAAAGAGGATTTATTTTAACTATAACTATAAGAAAAAGAAACGATGCTTCCAAGACCATTACCAAGCGCCCCATTTTCCCTAGTCGCTTACCATAAGGTGCTTTAATACCATTGCAGCTTCAGTTGATCATATTCTTACAGCAAAAGTCAAGAAGCTTCCTACTAGGAAAAAAGCTTCTCTTCTATTTAAAAAAAACTCTAACATGAAACCTTTTACACAAGAGATCTCCCTCATCGATCATGCCTCTGTACTTAGGCCTCAATCCATCCTCTGCTAAACAATATTCTGCTGTTTTTCAGCCTATTATTCGCATAGTCCCTTTTTCAAAACACGTTCCTCAAATACGACATGCTAGGAAGTTCCTTGTATCAACTTCCCATATTTTGTTAACAAGCCCCTCTTCTACCGCTTGTTTTTTTTCTTCCATTAGGAAAAGAATCCCTTTATCCCTGTTCAGGAATAAATCCTTCGTTACCATAGGAGAAGCCACTTCTTCTCGTGTAAAGGCCTTTCTCCCCAAAGCTAATATTGTGCAAAGCGCATTCCCTCAAGCAGAAGCATTTCTTCCCATCCTATCGACTCTTCCTTCCAGCTCCTCCCTACTCTATCCTCACTCTGTACTCGCTCGTCCCATTCTCCGCTCTCTTCTACAAACACTCCCTTTCTCCTCCTTTTCCTATCCTCATTACACAGTTAAACCCATTACACTTTCCGTAAGTACCTTTCTTCCCCATAAAACTATTATTCTCACTAGCCCTTCTATCGTTCGTGCCTATGCACAACTATTTCCCTGCCTCCCTGATAAAGAACACTGGTGTCTAGGAGAGATTAGTGCAGCAGAATTCAAACAGATATTTCACACTCCTCCTTCCAAAATTCTTTTTTCAACTAAAGAACCGACAGGATGTTGATAACAATCTTTCTATTTATTTTAATGAAGATCTCTTCAAGAAGTTGTGAAGAGATCTTACCTCTTTTAGAGAGCATATAATTCCTGTCCCCTTTGCAAGCACATGACCGAAATCCCTTCTTCTTTTGTTCTTCCAGATCCTGAATGGATATATCGTGTAGGTATTGGTCAGGACAGTCACCGTTTTCTCCCTGACGAAGATCCCAAGCCCTGCATATTAGGTGGCATTATTTTTGAAAATACTCCAGGATTCGAAGCTAATTCGGATGGAGATGTTGTCTTCCATGCTATATGTAATGCGTTTTCGTCTGTAACGCACAAAGGTATTTTGGGAGGACTGGCTGACGAGCTTTTGAAAACAAAAGGCATTACCGATAGCGTAGTCTATCTACAAGAAGCTGTCGCCTCTTTAAAACCTACACAACAAGTCTCGCATCTAGCTATTACTATAGAAGGGAAGCGTCCTAAACTGCTCCCTCAGTTACCGAGTATGCGCAAGAGAATAGCCGAGGTTCTTCACATTCCTCTAGATTCCATTAACATTACAGCCACTTCTGGAGAAGGCTTAACTGCCATGGGACAAGGATATGGTGTTCAATGCTTTTGTGTTTTAACTATTATGGAATATTGTCGGTATTAGTATACGTCTGAAACTAGTCTCTTCTGTGCAATCAGCTCTCGTACCGCCTTAGGACCTAATATCTGCTCTAAAGCACGTTTAACTTCCGTACCAAGGATTTTTTTCCCACAAACAAAAAAGAAAGCTTCTTGTTCGTAGACTTCTTGTATAAGTTCTTTTTGTTGCTCTATAACATTCTGAACATACAATTTAGACTCGGAATCTCTGGAAAAGGCTGTGAATAACTGGAGTTTTCCTGAAACGATCAGCTCCTGGAGAAAATCCCGGTAATAGAAGTTACTTTTCTCAAAACGCTCTCCAAAGAATAGAATATTGGAGCCTACGTCCTGATGGTATATTCGATGTTGTAAGAACCCTTTGTACGGAGCGATACCTGTCCCTGCTCCGATCATAATTAAAGGTTTCCCAAAATTTTTCTGCTCCAAAGTAAAATGCCGCGTCGGTTGTATAAACCCACGAAAAGACTCTCCCTCTTGTAAGTCCTTACATAAAAAAGCCGAACATAATCCATAGCGCAGCTGCGTTTTACCTTGGAAACTAACACAGCGCACGAGCAACTCTAGCTTCCCATGAGAACATGTTGGAGAAGAAGCTATAGAATAAAATCGAGGCAATAAAGGCATCGCACTCCGAATAAACTCTTCAAAAGGAATACGCGGCTGGTAAACCAAAATAGCTTCAGCTAAAGACCAGGTATCGTCTAAATCCCCTGGGAAAAAAGGTCTTAACGATTTTGGAATTTTATCTAAGTCTACGTAACTAGTAAGAAATTCGTGAAGAGGGAGAACAGAATCTGCATGCCGAGATACGACAGGAGACCTGGGGCCATACTGTAAAGCATCTAGAACTGAATCGACTAATATGGAAGGATTTGTTGGGAATACCCCCAAAGAATCCCCAACTTTATAGGAAATCTCAGAACGAACCGGATTACATAAAACCTGAAAAACAGGATCCGAACAAGTATTCCCAATATCCGATGTGGAAGAACAAAGCTCACGTGAATGTAAAAACATCCACTGAGCTTTGAATTTAGAAAATAAAGACATTTTTAAATCAAAAGAATTAGGCAGCCTTGATCTTAATATCTACTCCAGCAGGCAAAGACAACATTTTCAAAGCATCAATCGTCTTTCCTGTAGGATCTAAAATATCAATTAATCGTTTGTGAGTACGAATTTCAAACTGCTCACGAGATTTTTTATCTACGTGAGGAGATCGCAACACCGTATACACTTCTCTCTTTGTTGGTAGAGGAATTGGACCAACAACACGAGCTCCAGTTCTTTTAGCAGTCTCAACAATATTTGCTGTAGACTGATCGAGTTGCCCTTGGTCAAAACCTTTCAAGCGAATCCGAATTCTTTGTTTTTGCTGCTTCATATATTCCTTACTTCTTAACAATCTCTTCTTGAATTTTCTGAGGAACTTTAGCAAAGAATGCAGGTTCCATAGTCGACGTAGCTCGACCAGAAGTTAATGATCGCAATGAGGTCATATATCCAAACATTTCGCTCAAAGGAACTTCTGCGCTGACCTGCGCCATGTTTCTGGAAGATTCCTGACCTAAAATCTTACCTCTACGACGATTCAAGTCTCCAATCACATCTCCAAGATGATCTTCTGGAGTAATAACCGTTACTTTCATAATAGGCTCTAAGATCACAGGAAGAGCTTTTCTACAAGCTTCTTTTACAGCCATCGATCCGCAAATCTTAAAGGCCATCTCACTAGAGTCCACCTCGTGATAGGATCCGAACACAATGCTTACCTTGACATCGACTAATCCATATCCAGCCAGCACTCCGGAATTTAATCCCTCTTCGACCCCTTTAATTACAGCTGGGATGTACTCTTTAGGAATTACCCCTCCGACGATCTTACTGACAACCTCGTTTCCTTTTCCAGGTTCATTTGGCTCAATTTCCAAGCAAACGTGAGCATATTGTCCTCGACCACCAGACTGCTTAACGTATTTCGTTTCACTGTTACTTGTTTT carries:
- the dapF gene encoding bifunctional diaminopimelate epimerase/glutamate racemase produces the protein MGFSSLLTTCRYLLYSGAGNSFILGESMPSLEDVLFLCQEEMVDGFLCVESSEIADAKLTVFNSDGSIASMCGNGLRCAMAHVAQCFGLEDVSIETERGVYQGKFFSMNRVLVDMTLPDWKKAERKLTHVLPGMPEQVFFIDAGVPHVVVFVSDLSKVPVQEWGSFLRYHEDFAPEGVNVDFVQRKKDDLLLVYTYERGCERETLSCGTGMLASALVAADIFSLGQDFSIAVCSRSRNLIKIFSEKGKVFLEGPVSLLNRSENFGWLEPKSRRFG
- a CDS encoding menaquinone biosynthesis protein; protein product: MLSQFQDRLNIGCVRYVNALPFSSGLSQAPGVSLLMDTPTNLVPKLLSREIDYALTSVAATFSSPLHRVSSFGIAAYKKILSVNLHATSQFFAKEAPHIAATKESLSSILLLRVLCENLWNIPFPSVTLLSSDSILTQAEHYDALLLIGDTALRHPIIPGFHTYDLAASWYDLTAKPFVFAGILSLSSTISFQLQQEFSSALNYFQNHKQDITSKAAALLKLPESLMQEYYTLCRYELSEEDFAGLEQFRDYYDRLPQQAKYPNHVRFSCAYL
- a CDS encoding ATP-dependent Clp protease proteolytic subunit yields the protein MPEGEMMHKLQDVIDRKLLDSRRIFFSEPVTEKSATEAIKKLWYLELTNPGQPIVFVINSPGGSVDAGFAVWDQIKMISSPLTTVVTGLAASMGSVLSLCAVPGRRFATPHARIMIHQPSIGGTITGQATDLDIHAREILKTKARIIDVYVEATGQSREVIEKAIDRDMWMSANEAMEFGLLDGILFSFNDL
- a CDS encoding UPF0158 family protein, coding for MTTYPVPQNPLLLRVLRLMDAFSKSDDERDFYLDRVEGFIFYIDLDKDQEDLDKIYQELEENADRYCLIPKLTFYEIKKIMETFVNEKIYDIDTKEKFLEIVQSKNAREQFLEFLYDHETEQEKWQQFYVERSRIRIIEWLRNNQFQFVFEEDLDFSKHILEQLKVHLFDAKVSKELTQARQLLLNKSKVYYSNEALNPRPKRGRPPKQSAKVEAETTISSDIYTKVPSVARRFLFLPEITSPSSLTFSEKFDTEEEFLAHLRGGGRLEDQLNLAKFSERFDSLRELSAKLGYDSDGETGDFFDEEYDDEEEEIKPKKTTKRGRKKSRS
- a CDS encoding CofH family radical SAM protein — translated: MTTLPARILPKSACLKTLFDDYLSGARLSEEQALQLLLVDAEDQQALWSFADLIRANRVGDTVFYSSTLYLYPTNFCQFNCTFCSFYAKPGNPTGWFFTPDQLVQSIKENPSPITETHIVAGCYPSCNLAYYEELFSKIKQNFPDLHIKALSAIEYDYLSKLDNLPVKEVMQRLRIAGLDSIPGGGAEILVDEVRETLSRGRLSSQGFLEIHETAHSLGIPSNATMLCYHRETPADIMTHMSKLRALQDKTSGFKNFILLKFASENNALGKRLHKMTSRHSIPPATIIAVARLFLDNIPNIKALWNYLGLDVALHLLSCGANDLSSTHQGEKVFRMASSQEPIRMDIEGMSHLIIQHGRIPCLVNSKTV
- a CDS encoding DUF3604 domain-containing protein, encoding MRRSVCYVTPSVARAGQISTWRFEYSSANFLPEGTLLKFDLGIDGRPIDWEIPSTDLSQPCNTIYLETPSEDIVAAKAVYAPGGYIPTFEFTLPCDVEAGDTFSIILGSSPNFPQEDSSGNGAQLFTQRRKPFSLYVDPSGKGSFEDPDIFTMDIRGNVLKNIRIFAPSYVIKNKRFDITVRFEDEFGNLTNFSPEETHIELSYEHLRENLNWQLFIPETGFVILPNLYFNEPGIYRIQLRNQATKEVFTSAPIKCFAETSSHLLWGLLHGESERVDSEGNIESCLRYFRDDCALNFFATSSFEIQDGLTPETIKTINQTVADFNEEDRFIALSGAQYLSEEPGEGIREVLLMKEPKSPGKHKECKLFPLSKLYKQSTSHELISIPSFTASKKFGYNFNNFHPEFERVVEIYNAWGCSERTEAEGNPFPIKGSIDSENPEGTVLSALKRNLRFGFVAGGLDDRNLYNHFFDSDQQQYSPGLTAVICNKYSRDSLLEALYQRQCYATTGQRIIVNFQITSAPMGSELSTAIKPGLVINRHISGYVAGTAKIASIEIIRNEDILHTFHPDGNNFEYEYDDLSPFAQVTLKGPQNGAPFAFYYLRVTQENGAMAWSSPIWIDLN
- the ubiE gene encoding bifunctional demethylmenaquinone methyltransferase/2-methoxy-6-polyprenyl-1,4-benzoquinol methylase UbiE → MTDFHNKPNIQIMFDSLAPTYDKINGILSLGLHIAWNNALVSLLGETNHLLDLCAGTGRVALSYVQNYPRASATLVDFSTKMLENVQKRHPSAPFSYITSDVTHLPLPDNTFRLASMAYGLRNLSYPLEALREVYRVLQPGGHLGILELTRPATYNPVYLLHKLYLNLVVPSVGRFYSGNSYAYSYLKESIRDLPRDAALEAIFHAAHLRPIRKRKLLFGTATIWILEK
- a CDS encoding glycine hydroxymethyltransferase, whose product is MASLLDRYLRNISDKSQQNLASVAYLASLDHLLHAFPSIGQSIVQELKSQRSRLKMIASENFSSLSVQLAMGNLLTDKYCEGSPFKRFYSCCENVDAIEWECAETAKELFGAESAFVQPHSGADANLLAIMSIITQKIQSPAVQRLGYKTINDLPEQEYEALKAEMAQHKCLGPSLNSGGHLTHGTVRMNIMSKLMHCLPYEVNLDTELFDYDEIAKIAKEHKPTVLIAGYSSYSRRLNFATLKQIAEDCGAVLWVDMAHFAGLVAGGVFVGEENPMPYADIVTTTTHKTLRGPRGGLVLAKKEYANTLNKACPLMMGGPLPHVIAAKAIALKEAMTINFRKYAHKVVENARTLAEVFQRNGLRLLTGGTDNHMLIIDLTSLGVPGRIAEDMLTSVGIAVNRNTIPSDASGQWKTSGIRLGTPALTTLGMGSAEMEEVANIIVKVLRNITVRSNAESGSSKSEGELSEGIAQEARQRVADLLGRFPLYPEIDLETLV